The Microbacterium sp. zg-Y1090 sequence CTGCAGGCCGCCGCAGACGAAGCGCGGCAGCGCGCGGAAGACGCCGCCCGTGCCGAGGCGGAGTCCGCCGATGCCGGGCGCGACGCGGACCAGGAGGAGTCGACCGACGCCTCCCCGGAGCCGCACGCCTCGGGCGGCCCGGAAGCGGACGCCGAGGCCCCCGACGACGCCGGTGCGCACGAGGCGATCACCGGCGACCAGATCACCGCGGTCGGCGACTCGGTCATGCTGGCGTCGGCGCCGGCGCTGCTCGAGCGCTACCCCGGCATCGCGATCGATGCCGCCGTCTCACGCTCGATGTGGGCAGGGCTCGACGTGCTGCGGGCGCTGGAGGATCACGGGGCGCTGCGCCCGGTGATCGTCGTGGGACTCGGCACCAACGGATCGGTGCCGGCGGAAGCACTGCAGGAGATGGCACTCATCGCCGGTCCCGACCGGCGCCTCGTGCTCGTGGACGCGTTCGCGCCCCGCGATTGGATCCCCGGGGTCAACGACGATCTGCGCGCGTTCGCCCGTGGCCGCAGCAATGTCAGCCTCGCGACCTGGAGCGATGCGATCGCCGCGCACACCGATCTGCTCGCCGGCGACGGCGTGCACCCCGGCCCGACCGGGGCCGACCTCTACGCGGCGACCGTGCAGGATGCCGTGAAGGCGCTCGATGCCGAATACCCCGCCGGCCGGGAGCGGGCCGCGGTCCGCGAGTCCACCTCACCGCTGCGGGGTCGCCCGTCGGCGCAGTGACGCCGGGTCAGTACCGGCGCACGAGCGCCCGCTCGCGCGCTGTCGCGACGAACCCGAGACGCTCGTAGAGCGCGTTGGCACCCGTCGGGCTCTCGGTGTCGACGTCGAGCACCGCGCGCTCGAGGCCGGCATCGGCGGCGGCGCGCAGGCTCCGCGCGATGACGGCCGGAGCCAGCCCCCGCCCGCGGTGCGAGCGCACGACACCGATGAGGTCGATGTAGGCGTGGGAGGCTCCCAGCGCATCCCAGTCGTCCTCGTTCACCGACGCGAGGCACAGGGCCACCACGCGGTCGCCGTCCAGCGCGAGGGTGGACAGGTCGGGGCGCAGGAAGGGCCCTTCCACGAACTTCAGCCAGCCTTCGCGCTGCGAGGGCAGGCTCCCCCAGTGATCACGGAAGGCGTCGTTGCGGGCCTCGAGCACGTCCAGCGCGCGATCGGCCGTGTAAGGCACCAGTGTGATGTCGTCGGGTGCCGGCCGCTCGTCGGCGGGCGCGGTCAGATCCCGCTCCATCGTCGAGAACCAGCGCTCGACCTGCAGCCCGCGCCGTTCGAAGAGGGCGGCGGCATCGTCGTTGCTGCCCTCGGCGTAGGCCTTCACCACCCCGGGCAGGGGCGAGTCGACCTCAGCGAGGCGCCGGAGCGCCTGATCATGCTGCCACGCGACCAGCTGCGTGCCGATGCCGCGTCGGCGGACATCGGGATGCA is a genomic window containing:
- a CDS encoding GNAT family N-acetyltransferase, whose protein sequence is MTDPNLPERIGVVPEPALPQHPDVPTWRMATRDDIDAMHSVLLAADRVDHPTWTTPRQDVADSFELPHIDHERDTVIGFTAEGSPVAVGSVFLHPSRDVRVQVELQGAVHPDVRRRGIGTQLVAWQHDQALRRLAEVDSPLPGVVKAYAEGSNDDAAALFERRGLQVERWFSTMERDLTAPADERPAPDDITLVPYTADRALDVLEARNDAFRDHWGSLPSQREGWLKFVEGPFLRPDLSTLALDGDRVVALCLASVNEDDWDALGASHAYIDLIGVVRSHRGRGLAPAVIARSLRAAADAGLERAVLDVDTESPTGANALYERLGFVATARERALVRRY